Proteins from a genomic interval of Hemicordylus capensis ecotype Gifberg chromosome 14, rHemCap1.1.pri, whole genome shotgun sequence:
- the LOC128337102 gene encoding speckle targeted PIP5K1A-regulated poly(A) polymerase-like, which yields MVSGMDRFRAGIMAALEDAESLPRGGFRCRLCHVPVANKPSLEDHLRGKKHQRLENLRTARPAQEQRSVFVRGFRKGTPASERSDYFQAYGEVVDVMDKEKTSQEQERPGTRRKPSCTTSGGSQKPVRKP from the exons ATGGTTTCGGGGATGGACCGCTTTCGGGCCGGGATCATGGCGGCGCTGGAGGACGCGGAGTCTCTGCCCCGAGGAGGCTttcgctgccgcctctgccacgTGCCCGTCGCCAACA AGCCCAGCCTGGAGGACCACCTGCGTGGGAAGAAACACCAGCGCCTGGAGAACCTCCGCACCGCCCGCCCAGCCCAGGAGCAACGCAGTGTCTTTGTCAGGGGCTTCCGCAAGGGCACGCCGGCCTCGGAGCGGAGCGACTACTTCCAGGCCTACGGAGAGGTGGTCGACGTGATGGACAAAGAGAAG ACTTCACAGGAGCAAGAGAGGCCAGGAACACGGAGGAAGCCAAGCTGCACTACGTCCGGAGGGAGCCAGAAACCTGTGAGAAAACCTTGA
- the KCNK4 gene encoding potassium channel subfamily K member 4 isoform X1, whose amino-acid sequence MNYLPPPLPAAICPPPDHHGSMTVVCYPSKESILSLRPPGRNTVMRLTTVLALCVVVLVYLVTGAFVFRLLEQPYEIRQQGKLRAHLEFFLRRHQCVAAEELDGLIQHVSEALGAGVDPVLNGTNSSHWDISSGLFFAGTVITTIGFGNISPKTDSGRLFCIFYALVGIPLFGMLLAGVGDQLGSSLRNAIGKVEDVFLKWQVSTTIVRVLSALLFILIGCLLFVSLPTIIFQRVENWTLLESVYFVVITLTTIGFGDYVAAPFSGREDQEGGGGSLFRALRFLPGDQRQEDRIWYQPLVVVWIVLGLAYFASILTMIGNWLRVLSRRTRAEMGDLTAHAASWTGNVASQLRVPSVTFPEKLHRVGTLKAGKPSPPAILQNGEDAVGETLPPPPLQPAAFPPPPPLLPPPPSRSPSPGSRQRRSPPKPCNAVPLRPIDYVGENLAFIDESSDALSDGGPPSARPPRRMRPRARHRAHEVQPPGLPMVLLSRTRDKGEFV is encoded by the exons a TGAACTACCTCCCACCCCCGCTGCCCGCCGCCATCTGCCCCCCTCCTGACCACCATGGGTCCATGACGGTGGTCTGCTACCCTTCCAAGGAGTCCATCCTCAGCCTCCGGCCCCCGGGCCGCAACACGGTGATGCGCCTGACCACCGTCCTCGCCCTCTGCGTGGTGGTCTTGGTCTACCTGGTCACGGGGGCCTTCGTCTTCCGGCTGCTGGAGCAGCCCTACGAGATCCGGCAGCAAGGGAAGCTCCGGGCCCACCTGGAATTCTTCCTGCGCAGGCACCAATGCGTGGCTGCAGAAGAGCTGGATGGCCTCATCCAG CATGTCAGCGAGGCCCTGGGGGCTGGCGTGGACCCCGTCCTCAATGGCACCAATTCCTCCCATTGGGATATCAGCAGCGGCCTGTTCTTCGCCGGCACCGTGATCACCACCATCG gctttggaaaCATCTCCCCGAAGACGGACTCTGGGCGGCTGTTCTGCATCTTCTACGCGCTGGTGGGAATCCCGCTCTTTGGGATGCTGCTGGCCGGAGTCGGGGACCAGCTGGGGTCCTCTCTGCGGAACGCCATTGGCAAAGTGGAGGACGTTTTCTTG AAGTGGCAGGTCAGCACCACCATCGTGAGGGTCCTCTCGGCCCTGCTCTTCATCCTCATCGGCTGCCTCCTCTTCGTCTCCCTGCCAACCATCATCTTCCAGCGGGTGGAGAACTGGACCCTCCTGGAGAGTGTCTACTTTGTCGTCATCACGCTGACCACGATCGGATTTGGTGACTACGTGGCCG CCCCCTTCTCTGGGCGGGAggaccaagagggaggaggagggagtctcTTCCGAGCCCTGCGATTCCTTCCAGGGGACCAGAGGCAAGAAGACCGCATCTGGTACCAGCCGCTGGTGGTGGTCTGGATCGTGCTCGGCCTGGCCTACTTCGCCTCCATCCTGACCATGATTGGGAACTGGCTGCGGGTGCTGTCCCGACGGACCAGGGCCGAG ATGGGGGACTTGACGGCCCACGCGGCCTCCTGGACGGGCAATGTGGCCTCCCAGCTGCGGGTGCCCAGCGTCACCTTCCCGGAGAAGCTGCACCGTGTGGGGACCCTGAAGGCGGGCAAGCCTTCTCCTCCTGCCATCCTGCAGAACGGGGAAGACGCGGTGGGGGAgaccctgccgccgccgccgctacaGCCCGCTGccttcccgccgccgccgcccctgctgccgccgcccccctcccGCAGCCCGTCTCCCGGTTCCCGCCAGCGCCGGTCTCCGCCGAAGCCCTGCAACGCCGTCCCGCTGCGGCCCATAGACTACGTGGGCGAAAACCTGGCTTTCATTGACGAGAGCTCGGACGCGCTGAGTGACGGGGGGCcgccgtccgcccgcccgccccgccgCATGCGTCCCCGTGCTCGCCACCGCGCCCACGAGGTCCAGCCGCCCGGACTGCCCATGGTCCTTTTGAGCCGCACCCGGGACAAAGGGGAATTTGTTTAA
- the KCNK4 gene encoding potassium channel subfamily K member 4 isoform X4: MTVVCYPSKESILSLRPPGRNTVMRLTTVLALCVVVLVYLVTGAFVFRLLEQPYEIRQQGKLRAHLEFFLRRHQCVAAEELDGLIQHVSEALGAGVDPVLNGTNSSHWDISSGLFFAGTVITTIGFGNISPKTDSGRLFCIFYALVGIPLFGMLLAGVGDQLGSSLRNAIGKVEDVFLKWQVSTTIVRVLSALLFILIGCLLFVSLPTIIFQRVENWTLLESVYFVVITLTTIGFGDYVAAPFSGREDQEGGGGSLFRALRFLPGDQRQEDRIWYQPLVVVWIVLGLAYFASILTMIGNWLRVLSRRTRAEMGDLTAHAASWTGNVASQLRVPSVTFPEKLHRVGTLKAGKPSPPAILQNGEDAVGETLPPPPLQPAAFPPPPPLLPPPPSRSPSPGSRQRRSPPKPCNAVPLRPIDYVGENLAFIDESSDALSDGGPPSARPPRRMRPRARHRAHEVQPPGLPMVLLSRTRDKGEFV; this comes from the exons ATGACGGTGGTCTGCTACCCTTCCAAGGAGTCCATCCTCAGCCTCCGGCCCCCGGGCCGCAACACGGTGATGCGCCTGACCACCGTCCTCGCCCTCTGCGTGGTGGTCTTGGTCTACCTGGTCACGGGGGCCTTCGTCTTCCGGCTGCTGGAGCAGCCCTACGAGATCCGGCAGCAAGGGAAGCTCCGGGCCCACCTGGAATTCTTCCTGCGCAGGCACCAATGCGTGGCTGCAGAAGAGCTGGATGGCCTCATCCAG CATGTCAGCGAGGCCCTGGGGGCTGGCGTGGACCCCGTCCTCAATGGCACCAATTCCTCCCATTGGGATATCAGCAGCGGCCTGTTCTTCGCCGGCACCGTGATCACCACCATCG gctttggaaaCATCTCCCCGAAGACGGACTCTGGGCGGCTGTTCTGCATCTTCTACGCGCTGGTGGGAATCCCGCTCTTTGGGATGCTGCTGGCCGGAGTCGGGGACCAGCTGGGGTCCTCTCTGCGGAACGCCATTGGCAAAGTGGAGGACGTTTTCTTG AAGTGGCAGGTCAGCACCACCATCGTGAGGGTCCTCTCGGCCCTGCTCTTCATCCTCATCGGCTGCCTCCTCTTCGTCTCCCTGCCAACCATCATCTTCCAGCGGGTGGAGAACTGGACCCTCCTGGAGAGTGTCTACTTTGTCGTCATCACGCTGACCACGATCGGATTTGGTGACTACGTGGCCG CCCCCTTCTCTGGGCGGGAggaccaagagggaggaggagggagtctcTTCCGAGCCCTGCGATTCCTTCCAGGGGACCAGAGGCAAGAAGACCGCATCTGGTACCAGCCGCTGGTGGTGGTCTGGATCGTGCTCGGCCTGGCCTACTTCGCCTCCATCCTGACCATGATTGGGAACTGGCTGCGGGTGCTGTCCCGACGGACCAGGGCCGAG ATGGGGGACTTGACGGCCCACGCGGCCTCCTGGACGGGCAATGTGGCCTCCCAGCTGCGGGTGCCCAGCGTCACCTTCCCGGAGAAGCTGCACCGTGTGGGGACCCTGAAGGCGGGCAAGCCTTCTCCTCCTGCCATCCTGCAGAACGGGGAAGACGCGGTGGGGGAgaccctgccgccgccgccgctacaGCCCGCTGccttcccgccgccgccgcccctgctgccgccgcccccctcccGCAGCCCGTCTCCCGGTTCCCGCCAGCGCCGGTCTCCGCCGAAGCCCTGCAACGCCGTCCCGCTGCGGCCCATAGACTACGTGGGCGAAAACCTGGCTTTCATTGACGAGAGCTCGGACGCGCTGAGTGACGGGGGGCcgccgtccgcccgcccgccccgccgCATGCGTCCCCGTGCTCGCCACCGCGCCCACGAGGTCCAGCCGCCCGGACTGCCCATGGTCCTTTTGAGCCGCACCCGGGACAAAGGGGAATTTGTTTAA
- the KCNK4 gene encoding potassium channel subfamily K member 4 isoform X3 encodes MFLGNFEEQRISRLPTRSQWSRVNYLPPPLPAAICPPPDHHGSMTVVCYPSKESILSLRPPGRNTVMRLTTVLALCVVVLVYLVTGAFVFRLLEQPYEIRQQGKLRAHLEFFLRRHQCVAAEELDGLIQHVSEALGAGVDPVLNGTNSSHWDISSGLFFAGTVITTIGFGNISPKTDSGRLFCIFYALVGIPLFGMLLAGVGDQLGSSLRNAIGKVEDVFLKWQVSTTIVRVLSALLFILIGCLLFVSLPTIIFQRVENWTLLESVYFVVITLTTIGFGDYVAGDQRQEDRIWYQPLVVVWIVLGLAYFASILTMIGNWLRVLSRRTRAEMGDLTAHAASWTGNVASQLRVPSVTFPEKLHRVGTLKAGKPSPPAILQNGEDAVGETLPPPPLQPAAFPPPPPLLPPPPSRSPSPGSRQRRSPPKPCNAVPLRPIDYVGENLAFIDESSDALSDGGPPSARPPRRMRPRARHRAHEVQPPGLPMVLLSRTRDKGEFV; translated from the exons atgttcctagggaacTTTGAGGAGCAACGCATAAGCCGCCTCCCCACCAGGAGCCAGTGGAGCAGAG TGAACTACCTCCCACCCCCGCTGCCCGCCGCCATCTGCCCCCCTCCTGACCACCATGGGTCCATGACGGTGGTCTGCTACCCTTCCAAGGAGTCCATCCTCAGCCTCCGGCCCCCGGGCCGCAACACGGTGATGCGCCTGACCACCGTCCTCGCCCTCTGCGTGGTGGTCTTGGTCTACCTGGTCACGGGGGCCTTCGTCTTCCGGCTGCTGGAGCAGCCCTACGAGATCCGGCAGCAAGGGAAGCTCCGGGCCCACCTGGAATTCTTCCTGCGCAGGCACCAATGCGTGGCTGCAGAAGAGCTGGATGGCCTCATCCAG CATGTCAGCGAGGCCCTGGGGGCTGGCGTGGACCCCGTCCTCAATGGCACCAATTCCTCCCATTGGGATATCAGCAGCGGCCTGTTCTTCGCCGGCACCGTGATCACCACCATCG gctttggaaaCATCTCCCCGAAGACGGACTCTGGGCGGCTGTTCTGCATCTTCTACGCGCTGGTGGGAATCCCGCTCTTTGGGATGCTGCTGGCCGGAGTCGGGGACCAGCTGGGGTCCTCTCTGCGGAACGCCATTGGCAAAGTGGAGGACGTTTTCTTG AAGTGGCAGGTCAGCACCACCATCGTGAGGGTCCTCTCGGCCCTGCTCTTCATCCTCATCGGCTGCCTCCTCTTCGTCTCCCTGCCAACCATCATCTTCCAGCGGGTGGAGAACTGGACCCTCCTGGAGAGTGTCTACTTTGTCGTCATCACGCTGACCACGATCGGATTTGGTGACTACGTGGCCG GGGACCAGAGGCAAGAAGACCGCATCTGGTACCAGCCGCTGGTGGTGGTCTGGATCGTGCTCGGCCTGGCCTACTTCGCCTCCATCCTGACCATGATTGGGAACTGGCTGCGGGTGCTGTCCCGACGGACCAGGGCCGAG ATGGGGGACTTGACGGCCCACGCGGCCTCCTGGACGGGCAATGTGGCCTCCCAGCTGCGGGTGCCCAGCGTCACCTTCCCGGAGAAGCTGCACCGTGTGGGGACCCTGAAGGCGGGCAAGCCTTCTCCTCCTGCCATCCTGCAGAACGGGGAAGACGCGGTGGGGGAgaccctgccgccgccgccgctacaGCCCGCTGccttcccgccgccgccgcccctgctgccgccgcccccctcccGCAGCCCGTCTCCCGGTTCCCGCCAGCGCCGGTCTCCGCCGAAGCCCTGCAACGCCGTCCCGCTGCGGCCCATAGACTACGTGGGCGAAAACCTGGCTTTCATTGACGAGAGCTCGGACGCGCTGAGTGACGGGGGGCcgccgtccgcccgcccgccccgccgCATGCGTCCCCGTGCTCGCCACCGCGCCCACGAGGTCCAGCCGCCCGGACTGCCCATGGTCCTTTTGAGCCGCACCCGGGACAAAGGGGAATTTGTTTAA